In Aegilops tauschii subsp. strangulata cultivar AL8/78 chromosome 3, Aet v6.0, whole genome shotgun sequence, one genomic interval encodes:
- the LOC109776778 gene encoding uncharacterized protein, with translation MGANCCIAAKQRPEPSVASVEVSAYRTRHSPSWSFRWDNRTHIEDIMENAALFSNHSSGNIRPELKSGSIAPTEGHPNEDNLSDVFRGVKCQKPDKKMEASKRSKAGPQAVQSTASNSPPEAKSCKSSDMVNVASDIKTSKSLPSTPPLVSRTDPSSSRCHSLHVDSFSMRKARRSPGHQLCRQISDGKIPSLKSFSESSYAGGRPSSSMLSTYSNDPFGGGSQHGGSSDGWSTRTFSDLVASSQRERWSVDSELFGSISSKIARSNDSHATALSPDEGICKLCSKLLKERSTWSAHDLGVVAVLFCGHAYHANCLDSTTCESEKYDPPCPVCTHGEKGAAKLFGKLDSKIKSRKSKNVMSDTDIDRISKHKRSMREPRLGTSSSMKDSFRRPFLKRHFSIGSRPPRSVLGSEPTGKKGFWARHWRE, from the exons ATGGGGGCTAATTGTTGCATAGCTGCCAAGCAGAGGCCTGAGCCATCAGTAGCTTCAGTTGAAGTTTCGGCATACAGGACAAGACACTCGCCGTCATGGAGCTTCCGGTGGGACAACCGCACACACATAGAGGATATAATGGAAAACGCTGCACTGTTTTCCAATCACAGTAGTGGAAACATTCGTCCAGAACTAAAGAGTGGTTCCATTGCACCAACCGAAGGCCATCCCAATGAGGACAATCTCTCTGATGTTTTCCGCGGGGTCAAATGTCAAAAACCTGATAAGAAGATGGAAGCGTCCAAACGTTCCAAAGCTGGTCCTCAAG CCGTTCAATCTACAGCGAGCAATTCACCTCCTGAG GCAAAGTCCTGCAAATCATCAGATATGGTAAATGTTGCTTCAGACATAAAGACATCAAAGTCCCTTCCTTCAACACCACCCCTAGTATCCAGAACAGACCCTTCATCCTCTAGGTGTCATTCTCTTCATGTGGACTCATTCTCAATGAGGAAAGCTCGTCGATCACCTGGACATCAACTATGTAGGCAGATCTCGGACGGCAAGATCCCATCTCTCAAGTCCTTCAGTGAGAGTAGCTATGCAGGAGGAAGGCCATCGAGTTCCATGCTCTCGACCTACAGTAATGATCCATTTGGAGGAGGATCACAACATGGTGGATCATCAGATGGATGGTCAACTCGCACATTTTCTGACTTAGTGGCCTCATCTCAAAGAGAGAGGTGGTCAGTTGACAGTGAGCTCTTTGGCTCCATCAGCAGTAAAATAGCTAGATCAAATGATTCACATGCAACTGCTCTCTCTCCTGACGAAGGGATATGCAAGCTGTGTTCAAAGCTATTAAAGGAACGTTCTACATGGAGTGCTCATGATCTGGGTGTAGTAGCTGTTTTATTCTGTGGTCATGCATACCATGCAAACTGTTTGGATAGTACTACTTGTGAGAGCGAGAAATATGATCCTCCATGTCCTGTATGCACCCATGGTGAGAAAGGTGCAGCAAAGCTATTTGGTAAGTTGGACTCAAAGATTAAGAGCAGGAAATCTAAAAATGTGATGTCAGATACTGATATAGATAGGATCTCTAAGCACAAGAGAAGTATGAGGGAGCCCAGGTTAGGCACAAGTTCTAGCATGAAGGATTCATTTCGTCGACCATTTTTAAAGAGGCATTTTTCAATTGGTTCTCGACCGCCAAGATCAGTTCTGGGGAGTGAGCCAACAGGAAAGAAAGGTTTCTGGGCAAGACACTGGAGAGAATAG